The genomic stretch AGACCCGTATCCGGTCCATGGGATGGACGATGTCTCCGTACAGCACGCTTCCATCCAGAAAATCCCCGGCCCTGTAACCAAAGCGGCTGACATTCTCACTTACATAGGAGACGGGCCAGCCCCTGGAAAGCTCCCAGCGAAACAGTACAATGCGGCTGTTGCGTACGATCTTGTCAGCCTTGAGGAGCCTCCGGGCCATCTCTTCCCGTTCGTCTCGGACATCCAGGGAATGCAGGGCATAGGCTATATCCTCTCCCAGAGCATCCAGGAGTTCTTCTTCAACCTTGTCTCCGAAGAATAGAGAAGGAAGAGATACAGTGAGAAATCCGAAGAACCGGCCCATGTACATAAGAGGAACAGAATACGCACATCTGTCCTTGTAACTCCCCGCAAGGGGACAGTGAAGACACGACTCTGAAGGACTCATCACCGAGTAGGCCGACTCTCTTTCCATGGCATATCGTCCGCAATCCGGCAGATCTCCCGATTCCAGCAGTTTAATCATCGGCAAGGAGGACTCTCCGAGCCCGGACTCGAAGAAGTTGGAAAAGCTTCCGTTCTGATCGAACAGGGCTATCCAGGCATTATAGTAGCTCCGGGTCTCGGTAAGGGTCCCGCATATCCGCCGCATCATGGAGCTCCGCTCCGACTCCCGGACAATCAGCTGGTTCACCCGGCCTACAGCCTCAAGAACACGGTTAATCTGAGCCAGACGGGCTTCCGCGGTATCCCGTCTCTGGATTTCCGCCCGCAGTTCCGCCGTGCGAAGGGCAACCTGACGGCGCATAAGCTGAACCCACAACAATGCGGCTGCTGCAACAAGCAGAAGCGGACCCACCACATAGGAGGCATAACGTAGAGCGTCCGGCATCTCTATTGCCCTGGGTTCGAGAGGACCAATCCACCTGTCGTAGAGTTTCCGATATTCTCCCCTCTGTTTGAGAATACTCAGCCCCTCAATGAATGCGGTCAGCAGCTCCCTGCGGCCCTCGGGCACCGCGAAGCAGTATTCCGTCTCGTGGTAAAGGTCTCCACCCGCTTCTATTCCCTGTATACCCTGCTCTTTCAGATAATAGAGAATGGGGAGACGGGCTCCGGCGAGGTAATCCCCCCGGCCATCGGAAAAAAGAGTCAAAGCCTGGGCCAGAGAGTCGGTCCTGATCAGGCCGGCTGAAAAGCCTTCCGCACTCAGATGATCATCCATAATGTCACCGCGCATTACGATTATGCTTTTCCCTGTCAGATCACTGAGGGTTGATGCCGCAGGTCCGCCGGAACGGTTAAAGAGGGTCTGATGGATCTCAGCAAAGGGCTGGGAGAAATCGACCTTGAGGTCCCGTTCACTGCTGAAAAACATTCCTGCAGCGGCATCGATTTCTCCTGCTTCCAGCTGGGACCGGATCTCTATCCAGGGGGCAACGCGCAGTTCCGCCTTGAATCCCATAACTTCCGCAATCGCCCTGGTCAGGTCAATGGAAAACCCCACGGTCTCCCCTGTATCGCCGGTAAATGAAAAGGGGGGATAATCGGTCTCACAGACGATTACATGAACCGTCTTTTCCGCGTCGGATAGATCCCGGGCAAAGACGGGGGCAATCAGAAGGAGGATCAGAAACAGATGAATCCCAGCTCGTTTAAACTGCAATTCCTTCGCGCAAGGCATCGGTCGTTCCTCCCTGGAATAGTATAGATACACCCCGGAGCATTCGCAAATCTCCACGGGCGGAAAACTTCCCCGCGGGGTATTGGCATCCACCGGGGCAAAGGGGTAATCTACACGCCGCAGAAGAATTGGAGGCATCCATGCGTTTTATTCCCGAAAACTCTTCAGTTGTCTATTCCCGTCATCAGCATACAAAAACCCCGCAGTCCCTGTCCGGACGCTGGCCCCAGGAAAACGACGATCTCAAGCTTGTGCTTGAAGAGGAGAGGGAGAACGAATCACCCCGCTATCGTTTTGTTCTGAGCGCCAGACAGGATCTTTTTATTCGCACCCTCAGCCTGACCGGAAGACTGGAAGGAACCCTGCGTCCCGTTTCCCTGCTGAGTGAGGGCGGCCAGTCCCGGAGCCATGTCGAGATTCTTGGTCCTGCGGACAGACAGATTTCCGCCGGATCTCCCTGGGTTCAGACAGGCGCTAAATCCGGAGAACACGTATCATCCGGTCTGGTCCTGCTCTCCGACGGGCTGAATCCCGACCTCATACTCGCCCAGGAAGCTCCTTTCCAGGAATATACCTCTTTTACGGTAAACAGCGGCAGGCAGCCGGTACGCATAAGCCTGATCTGGCACGTGGAACGGGCGGTGGAGGCGGCTCAGGTATATTCAACCGGCTGGACAGCCCAATCCTCCGGAACAGGTGAACTGCTGCTGCGGGAATGGAGCATCCGGAATGCCGGGAAGCTCCCCGCCAGGACCGCCCCGAAACAGGAGCCTCCGATGCTGTGCTGTCCGATGCAGCGCAGATCCGCGGAACTTACTGTGGACTATCTTCGCCGCCAACTGAACGCCGCCCGGGAAAAGCAGATTCCCTTCGACGTCATTATGATCGAAGAAGGATGGCAGAGGTCAATCGGCGACTGGACTGCCACATCAGAGCAGTTTGGTGCGGATCTTCCCAGGATTTCCCGGGAAATCGGAGAAGCCGGTTTTACCCCCGGATTGTGGCTTGCTCCCTTTGTCGCTGCCAGGGAATCCGACCCGTTCACGAACCCCGGATGGCTGCTGCGGAACGAGAAAGGTAAACCCGTGGAAGCTGACTGCTATCCGCGGCGGAAAACGAGAATGTTCGCACTGGATATTACACACCCCGAGGTGGCCGAGCACATCGCAGGGATCATCAGGACCCTCACCCGGGAGTGGGGCTTTAAATATCTCAAGCTCGATTTTCTTGAAGCCGCTTCCCTCAAGGGAAAACGCCATAACGATAAACTCACCCCCGCCCAGATCCTTACCCGCGGACTGCAGCAGATCCGGGAAGCTGCGGGAGACGACGTGCATCTTGCCGGAAGCGGACTTCCCTTTCCGGCAGGGGCTGGAGTTCTTGATTCCGTAAACGTCAGCCCGGAGATTCTGCCGCAGCAGAAAAAAGCGCGGCTTTCCAGAATGATGAATGCCCGGACTGCCCGGGATGAGGGCCGGTTCATACAGAATCTGGTACTTCGAAGCCACTTAAACAGGACTTTCTGGTTCAATGACGCTGCATACCTGAGTTTTCTGTACCCCGGCGCTGAAAACGGCACCAGGGAAGCAGAGGAACTCTCTACAGCAGTTACCCACAGCGGAGGAAGCCTCTTTGTATCCGATGATCTGAGCCTCTATGGAGAGGAGGAGATCGCCCGGATCAAAAACAGCGTTACGGCAGCCAGGGAACTCAGCACGGGGCAGACGACTCCTCTGCGGATCTTCAGCGATCCGGGAATCTGCACGGTTTATAATGATCAGGGATGCATAGTCATTTTCAATCTCAACCAGACTGAAAGCACCATCGAACTGAGGCTGTCGCCTTACAGAAAGCTTTTGGAACCCTATAATTCCTACCGCCCCTTTGAAGGTGCCGAGGACCATCCCCTGGAAGCGCCTCGAAACATTACCCTGAAACCCCGGGAATACAAACGGATACTGCTGCGCAGTGTTTAATCGTAACTGCCCTGAAAACATGACAAGCGCTTTTCAGGGCTGCCCTTTATATCTCCTGCAAAGCGAAGGGAATTGTTTCAGATAAAAATTTGAAATTCCCTGCTCACTTCATATACTAGTGTGAAGGGGGCCATATATGAAACTCAAACAGCAATTTCTGCTAATCGTAGGAATTCCCATCCTCGGAATTCTTTTAATATTTGTGACAGGATACTACAGCTTTACCAGTCTGGGCAAAGAGGTTGACTTCCTTACTGCCATCCAGCAGGACCGCGCCACCCTGCTCAACGCCGACAGGGACGCCTTCCAGGGTTTTCTGGCGGAGAGAATGGCCCTGGACTCCACGGATATACAAGAACTGGAAAGCCTGGATGCGGACAACCTGGAAAACCTCGATCAGGCCTGGGAACGGGCCGTCGGCCCCTCGAAGAATTTTACCCGGGACATGGAGCCGGAGTTCGAGCGTTTCACGCAGGAATATGAAAAATGGAAAGAGAGGAGCCGGGCCATACTCAGCATAGCTGTATCGACGGCGGACGAGATGGTCCTGATCCAGGAGGCAGCGGACCGGACCTCTGCGGCCTTCGATGAAATGCGGGAACTGATCAACCTGCTGGGAGAAAACATCGACGGGCTGTTGAGCGGCAATCTGAGTGCGGCCCGCAGGCGCAGTCTGGAACAGGCCCTCTCCCTGACATTGAATGCGGACCGGGACGCCTATCAGGCCTACGTGGCCCGCCTTCGCGCACTGAGTGCGACAAGCCAGAAGGATCTTGACCTCTTTACCGGGGAGAACGAAGAGAATATCCAGCAGACCCTGGAACGCTTTACCAGCGCCGTCGATATTGTCGGCTCAGGGACAGCCCAGCTGGCACAATCCTTTTCTTCGGCTTCCGAGGCATGGATCAGGGAGAGTAACACGGTATTTTCCAAACTGCATGAGGTTTTCGACGATAAAGACGAGCAGGCACGCCTGGCTGTGGAAAGTGACGAGGCCTTCAACACCATGAGAACCTCCATAGACGTCCTGGGGAACCTGCAGGAAGAGCGGGCTCTGCAGGAAATCGAAAACATGAATACAATGATTGCCCGGACCCTCTGGATCTATATAATTGTCGTTCTTGTGGCCGTCGCGGCATCCCTGCTGATCGTCATTCTTCTTGCCTCCGCCCTGCTCAAGGCAATCCGGATCTCCGTGGAGGCGGCGGAACGCATAACCCAGGGAGACCTTACCGCAAGTATCGATATTCAGCGCAGGGACGAAATAGGGACCCTGGCCGCCGGTCTCAGATCGATGATAGCCAGACTTAAACGGATCGTCGGAGAAATCCGTCAGTCCGCCCAGAATATATCCCTGGGCAGTGACGAAATAGCCAAGAGTTCCCAGCAGCTCTCCCAGGGAGCCACCGAACAGGCCTCCAACTCCGAGGAGATCTCCGCCTCCATGGAACAGATGGGCGCCAACATTCAGCAGAACGCGGACAACGCCTCCCAGACAGAGAAGATAGCCCAGCGGGTTGCGGAGGATGCCAACCAGAGCGGAGAAGCGGTGGGTAAGACCGTGGAGGCCATGAAGCAGATTGCCGAAAAGATCGGCATCATCGAGGAAATCGCCCGGCAGACCAACATGCTTGCCCTGAATGCGGCCATAGAGGCCGCCCGGGCGGGAGAACAGGGCAAGGGCTTTGCGGTGGTTGCCGCAGAGGTCCGTCGTCTTGCCGAACGCAGCCAGAATGCCGCCGCGGAGATCAGCGAGCTCTCCTCCAGTTCCGTGGAGATCGCCGAAACCGCCGGAGAGCTGCTGACCAAGCTGGTTCCGGACATCCGGAAGACCGCGGAGCTGATCCAGGAGATCAGCTACTCCAGCAACGAGCAGAAGAGCGGGGTGGAGCAGACAAACAGCGCAATGATGCAGCTGGATTCCATAACCCAGCAGAACGCCTCCTCGGCGGAGGAACTCTCCTCCACCTCCGAGGAGCTCTCCTCCCAGGCGGAGGGTCTGGTGGCAATGATCAATTTCTTTACCCTTGACCAGGACCAGGGTCCTTCCGTTCAGACTCCCAAACTGCTGCCCAAAGAGACGGTCTCCATGGATATGGAAGACGAGGAGGAGTTTGAGGAATTCTAGACAGGGCATCGGCTTCCCCTGATCAGGGTATCTTCCTCCAGGATTCAGCCGACCTCAGCCAGCCAGGCATTCAGATTCTCCTGCCTGGCCCGGGCTTCGCTGTTTCCGCCCGTGAAGGTACCCAGCTTTTTTTCCCCCTGTATGCGTCCGTCCAGCATGAAGAGCACCCGTTCACTCCTGGCCGCCACCCTCGAATCATGGGTAACCAGTACAATCGTCGTTCCGCCGCTGTGCACATCCTTGAGAATATCCAGGATCTCTGCGGCGGATCCGGAATCCAGAGCCCCCGTGGGCTCATCCCCGAAGATCACCGCCGGCTCGTTGATCAGACTTCGGCAGATACCGACCCTCTGCAGCTGTCCCCCGGAAGCCTGATCGACGGAGTTGCCGGCCAGGGAACCTATTCCCGTACGCTCCATCAGATACCGGGCCCGACGGTCGATTTCAGAGCGCCCGCGCACACCCTCGGCATAGGCGGGCAGACTGATATTATCCAGAAGGTTCAGGTTTTTCAGCAGATGTATCTGCTGAAATATGAAACCCATCTTACCGAGCCTGAGGCGGGAGAGCTCCTTTTCCTGCAGGCTGCTGATCTCCCGCCCGTTAAAGCATACCCGGCCGGAGCTGGCCCGGTCCATGCCGCTGATGGTATAGAGGAGGGTGGATTTACCGGAGCCGGAGGGCCCCATTATGGCGACAAACTCTCCCCTCCTGATCTCGAGGTCTATATCCTGGAGAACATTCACCCGCATATTCCTCCCCAGGGGATACCACTTATTCAGATTTTGTGTTTCAAGTACTGCATTCATATATTTCTCCTTGTTCCATCTATTCAACTGTTATTACCGATACGGTCTTTTTCAGAGAGCCTGCGATGCTCAGGACAGCCGCAGCAGCCACAAGGCCCATAAGCATGAGCGGCAGCATGCAGTATGCCTTCAGCGGATCGATCACGAAGCTGATTCCCGGCGCTCCCAGGAATCCCCAGATAAAACCAACGAAGCCCTGCCCCAGGGTATTTGCAAAGAGACTGCCCGCCGCAACTCCCGTTCCCAGCAAAATCAGTGCAGTACTCAGGTACTGAATCCGGACTGAGGCAGGAGTAAATCCGATACTCCGCATTACGGCGATACGCCCTGCATCCCTGGCAGCGAGCATACGAAAGAAGAGGCCGGTTATGAGGACCGCAATCAGGCTCCCCAGGGCGATGGCAGCCGTAATGAGCCGTGAAAGCTGAAGAATGGTAGAGCCCAGGGTCTGATCCAGGTAACTCTCAAGATGCGTAACCCGGGCGGAGGGAAGCAGAGCGCCGAGTTCCCCGGCCTTGGCCTGAACGTCAATTCCGGGACCAAGATCCAGAGCAAGGGTATATCCCAGGGGTAGCCCCGGAAAGCCTTTGAAAGAGGCCTTGGCGGTCCGTCCGCCGTTGGTAATGTCCTGGTAAATCCCGCTGATCCTCATCTCCCGGGTAGTATCGCCGGCTTTCAGAACCAGCGAATCGCCAATCTTCACATTCAGATCCCGGCTGTTGAGATATGAAACAGCCAGCTCGTCGCCGGAGACAGGTACAGTCCCTTCAAGATATTTCAGAGGGAAGAGGGAGTGGTTTCCGCTTTCCACCACCAGCGAAGCTCCATCATCCGGACTATCCGCAGTATCAGGCTCAAGTTCATAGCGGGACCGCATCATCAGGGCATACCCTTCTATATCGGGATCCATCTTCAGCAATCCCGTCAGCTCTTCAAGACCCGTTTCAGTTTCCCCTGCATACCGCAGGTCTATGCGGATGTCACTCCGAGCTATCCCCATGTAGGAGATAAAGTCGGGAGAAGCAAGGGTGGTCAGAAAATGGAAGGGGATCAGGATGATCAGAGCAGAGAAGAAATAGACCAGGAACAGCAGAGCAAAAAGCCTGGGGCGCTGCAAGATATCCCGAAGACCAAGTGCCACGTTAAGGTTTATACCCCGAAAAACCTTCAGAGGCAGAGGCCTCCTTCTGCCGGAAGCGTCCCCCACAGACCCGGAGCGGAGGGCTTCAACCGCGCTTACAGCTTCAAAGCGGCGAAAAACCGGCAGAAGAAGCAGAAAGGCAAACAGAAGAATCCCCGCGGCTGCACTCAGGGAAGCAAGATAGCGGGATGTCTCCGACGGAGCCTGCCCGATACTGAACAGAATATTTGAAGTGAGTACCGGGTTACAGAGAAGTGAGGCAAGGCTTCCGCCCAGAGCGGCAAGCCCGCTGATAAAAAGATATTTGACCAGAAAGATCCTTCGTATCGTCCTCCTCGGTAAGCCCACGGCCTTCATAACCCCGATCTCCCGGTAATCCTCCTCTATGGAGCCGAGGATGATAAAACGCAGACAGAGGACCGCAATGATCAGCAGGAGAAGACTCAGGATTCCCAGGACCACTGCCATGATTCCGTCGCTTATGCTGTTGAGCACATAGAATATGCGATAATCCACCGCCGGACCTGATTTCGGCAGATCCGTCTTCTGCCAGGCTTCGCTGAACTCATCGATCCGCGAGGAATCGCTAAGGCGAAAGCTGATCAGATACTCCCTGTCCGGAAAAATCTCCTCCAGCTCCCGGAAATCCGCTCTGTTCATCAGGAAGCGTTTGGAATGAACCACCGCTGGATTCATCTGGGCATCCCGCACAAGGAGGG from Marispirochaeta aestuarii encodes the following:
- a CDS encoding transporter substrate-binding domain-containing protein, which codes for MPCAKELQFKRAGIHLFLILLLIAPVFARDLSDAEKTVHVIVCETDYPPFSFTGDTGETVGFSIDLTRAIAEVMGFKAELRVAPWIEIRSQLEAGEIDAAAGMFFSSERDLKVDFSQPFAEIHQTLFNRSGGPAASTLSDLTGKSIIVMRGDIMDDHLSAEGFSAGLIRTDSLAQALTLFSDGRGDYLAGARLPILYYLKEQGIQGIEAGGDLYHETEYCFAVPEGRRELLTAFIEGLSILKQRGEYRKLYDRWIGPLEPRAIEMPDALRYASYVVGPLLLVAAAALLWVQLMRRQVALRTAELRAEIQRRDTAEARLAQINRVLEAVGRVNQLIVRESERSSMMRRICGTLTETRSYYNAWIALFDQNGSFSNFFESGLGESSLPMIKLLESGDLPDCGRYAMERESAYSVMSPSESCLHCPLAGSYKDRCAYSVPLMYMGRFFGFLTVSLPSLFFGDKVEEELLDALGEDIAYALHSLDVRDEREEMARRLLKADKIVRNSRIVLFRWELSRGWPVSYVSENVSRFGYRAGDFLDGSVLYGDIVHPMDRIRVSGEVEQAVREKREGFTQEYRLVDPQGRIYWVEDRTRTILNESGEVIAAEGTVIDITEKKEALDELQRRDARLNAIIESAEDMIFLKDRNLFYTHANSAYLQFTGRDRDQLIGLTDEDLFDLQDARDSRRIESKVLEGEPCREENIRDSAGRQRNLETIRVPVRDDAGEIIGICGISRDITDAVMVRRQLERALNEKSTLLRELYHRTKNTMQVIASMVAMRRLGLEDVNMQDILQDIEAKIHSMALVHHRLYESENLSRIDLKEYILELTELVRSTFDDETKGIRFRYNLESVDSLVDVAVPLGLVVNELLVNAVRHAFPKGETGWIEIGLRNIQGEGILLTLSDNGVGLPKDFDPLSSKTLGLALVYSIVETQLNGHMEYTRDEGTRWELRLGPVAYEERV
- a CDS encoding glycoside hydrolase family 36 protein yields the protein MRFIPENSSVVYSRHQHTKTPQSLSGRWPQENDDLKLVLEEERENESPRYRFVLSARQDLFIRTLSLTGRLEGTLRPVSLLSEGGQSRSHVEILGPADRQISAGSPWVQTGAKSGEHVSSGLVLLSDGLNPDLILAQEAPFQEYTSFTVNSGRQPVRISLIWHVERAVEAAQVYSTGWTAQSSGTGELLLREWSIRNAGKLPARTAPKQEPPMLCCPMQRRSAELTVDYLRRQLNAAREKQIPFDVIMIEEGWQRSIGDWTATSEQFGADLPRISREIGEAGFTPGLWLAPFVAARESDPFTNPGWLLRNEKGKPVEADCYPRRKTRMFALDITHPEVAEHIAGIIRTLTREWGFKYLKLDFLEAASLKGKRHNDKLTPAQILTRGLQQIREAAGDDVHLAGSGLPFPAGAGVLDSVNVSPEILPQQKKARLSRMMNARTARDEGRFIQNLVLRSHLNRTFWFNDAAYLSFLYPGAENGTREAEELSTAVTHSGGSLFVSDDLSLYGEEEIARIKNSVTAARELSTGQTTPLRIFSDPGICTVYNDQGCIVIFNLNQTESTIELRLSPYRKLLEPYNSYRPFEGAEDHPLEAPRNITLKPREYKRILLRSV
- a CDS encoding methyl-accepting chemotaxis protein translates to MKLKQQFLLIVGIPILGILLIFVTGYYSFTSLGKEVDFLTAIQQDRATLLNADRDAFQGFLAERMALDSTDIQELESLDADNLENLDQAWERAVGPSKNFTRDMEPEFERFTQEYEKWKERSRAILSIAVSTADEMVLIQEAADRTSAAFDEMRELINLLGENIDGLLSGNLSAARRRSLEQALSLTLNADRDAYQAYVARLRALSATSQKDLDLFTGENEENIQQTLERFTSAVDIVGSGTAQLAQSFSSASEAWIRESNTVFSKLHEVFDDKDEQARLAVESDEAFNTMRTSIDVLGNLQEERALQEIENMNTMIARTLWIYIIVVLVAVAASLLIVILLASALLKAIRISVEAAERITQGDLTASIDIQRRDEIGTLAAGLRSMIARLKRIVGEIRQSAQNISLGSDEIAKSSQQLSQGATEQASNSEEISASMEQMGANIQQNADNASQTEKIAQRVAEDANQSGEAVGKTVEAMKQIAEKIGIIEEIARQTNMLALNAAIEAARAGEQGKGFAVVAAEVRRLAERSQNAAAEISELSSSSVEIAETAGELLTKLVPDIRKTAELIQEISYSSNEQKSGVEQTNSAMMQLDSITQQNASSAEELSSTSEELSSQAEGLVAMINFFTLDQDQGPSVQTPKLLPKETVSMDMEDEEEFEEF
- a CDS encoding ABC transporter ATP-binding protein, encoding MNAVLETQNLNKWYPLGRNMRVNVLQDIDLEIRRGEFVAIMGPSGSGKSTLLYTISGMDRASSGRVCFNGREISSLQEKELSRLRLGKMGFIFQQIHLLKNLNLLDNISLPAYAEGVRGRSEIDRRARYLMERTGIGSLAGNSVDQASGGQLQRVGICRSLINEPAVIFGDEPTGALDSGSAAEILDILKDVHSGGTTIVLVTHDSRVAARSERVLFMLDGRIQGEKKLGTFTGGNSEARARQENLNAWLAEVG
- a CDS encoding ABC transporter permease, yielding MILSRILLRDLSRRKASLLVVFIFIFLSALLAAGGAGLISDLAGSLRLFFSTAKAPHFVQMHGGRLSAAEAEEIASWAGSRGLVEDCQISGMISIDGASLRFSGADEAETNSIMDISLVVQNPRFDYLLDMKNLIPEPARGEIGVPVYYAREKGVRVGDHVSLTHSGIQRDFRVSLLVRDAQMNPAVVHSKRFLMNRADFRELEEIFPDREYLISFRLSDSSRIDEFSEAWQKTDLPKSGPAVDYRIFYVLNSISDGIMAVVLGILSLLLLIIAVLCLRFIILGSIEEDYREIGVMKAVGLPRRTIRRIFLVKYLFISGLAALGGSLASLLCNPVLTSNILFSIGQAPSETSRYLASLSAAAGILLFAFLLLLPVFRRFEAVSAVEALRSGSVGDASGRRRPLPLKVFRGINLNVALGLRDILQRPRLFALLFLVYFFSALIILIPFHFLTTLASPDFISYMGIARSDIRIDLRYAGETETGLEELTGLLKMDPDIEGYALMMRSRYELEPDTADSPDDGASLVVESGNHSLFPLKYLEGTVPVSGDELAVSYLNSRDLNVKIGDSLVLKAGDTTREMRISGIYQDITNGGRTAKASFKGFPGLPLGYTLALDLGPGIDVQAKAGELGALLPSARVTHLESYLDQTLGSTILQLSRLITAAIALGSLIAVLITGLFFRMLAARDAGRIAVMRSIGFTPASVRIQYLSTALILLGTGVAAGSLFANTLGQGFVGFIWGFLGAPGISFVIDPLKAYCMLPLMLMGLVAAAAVLSIAGSLKKTVSVITVE